A genome region from Drosophila simulans strain w501 chromosome 2R, Prin_Dsim_3.1, whole genome shotgun sequence includes the following:
- the LOC27206148 gene encoding uncharacterized protein LOC27206148, producing the protein MDISVLWLYLVLVSGLIIFLVPTVESTLLLWACLYRLEICPFKTTTTKSS; encoded by the coding sequence ATGGATATCTCAGTGCTGTGGCTCTACCTGGTCCTTGTGTCCGGCCTGATCATCTTCTTGGTGCCCACTGTAGAGTCCACCTTGCTTCTGTGGGCCTGCTTATACCGGCTGGAGATCTGTCCCTTTAAGACCACCACCACTAAATCATCATAA
- the LOC27208035 gene encoding uncharacterized protein LOC27208035 yields MIATTVCFYLVVLAILMAFLSPTADGCFILLACLLKSPLCPFNTTSSG; encoded by the coding sequence ATGATTGCCACAACGGTGTGTTTTTACCTGGTGGTCTTGGCCATTCTCATGGCCTTCCTGTCTCCCACCGCAGATGGTTGCTTCATCCTGCTTGCGTGCCTGTTGAAGTCACCCCTCTGTCCGTTCAACACCACCTCATCTGGATGA
- the LOC27208887 gene encoding uncharacterized serine-rich protein C215.13 — MSKRVSIMLPDEMPAAPSRSRRNPMPSRTLKSSIKSGPSARTQLAAPVFVVVNPESSQSSLTSGQRNNTSTASNSSLNQRNKEDSAERLSVNEDTAAVDSSALLQSGSSNSRDTVNFDSTSTSIRTFLKNTVALVRAGESFTSVKHLFHKFIKRSGSVSNSKPSLTSSCSQAVGEENPYMSKSNDTLLTDSPIRTTVPSTSQMTPASHFSNHSFNNTNYNLSNLLSDITPLTGYTPVGPTEEAEYRTDTSANAALNSVACNLASSSENPLGSGFDNSRSKISTDQEKIADTQGRPTSRNRSSSKSLRHKLKTSRSSSPRKSPKMSPRNKQSAPAMGPIFTMVSSSGPNSAEGSRRSSRSSLRRKQSPLPKVTAKISATSNSRADLAKATKSGKETSPRSNRSRRSFRRSSPRRRSRGSRATALESPLQKSEDTTANVEYAFALVSPEEAGNSQPEESSAGVEDASSRCQTYQKECNCHHCQDMRRAVKRADFFKSPEGKKRLEAKLLAKNFFMDLCVASEVRRQVKSDLHGTRRPPSARLSYPVSICGACRLSGGSLSLQWITHDLDSVDHFDVFVDNVPNRSVYNRQATSTVLVDVNTTETHTLRLRAVPERGSRGQDSSVDKFMSEVAAGHMRHVRQGQLFATCFAHLDARPQQRSLVDFWTDSEFLYMPTRDTPAPSKAR; from the coding sequence ATGTCCAAGCGGGTGAGCATCATGTTGCCCGACGAAATGCCTGCGGCTCCGTCACGCAGCAGGAGGAACCCGATGCCCAGCCGCACACTCAAAAGTTCCATCAAAAGCGGACCAAGCGCTCGGACGCAACTCGCAGCGCCAGTGTTCGTGGTTGTCAACCCGGAGAGCAGCCAAAGCTCGCTTACCTCGGGTCAGCGGAACAACACCAGCACGGCCAGCAACAGTTCCCTAAACCAACGAAATAAGGAGGACTCCGCGGAGAGGTTGTCAGTGAACGAAGATACGGCAGCCGTGGACAGCAGCGCCTTGCTTCAAAGTGGATCCTCAAACTCTCGTGATACAGTTAACTTCGATTCGACCTCCACCTCGATCAGGACGTTCCTTAAGAACACAGTGGCCCTGGTCAGGGCAGGAGAGTCCTTCACATCTGTAAAACATCTCTTTCACAAGTTCATCAAACGCAGCGGCTCTGTGTCAAATTCCAAGCCTTCGCTGACATCCTCCTGCTCCCAGGCGGTGGGCGAGGAGAATCCCTACATGAGCAAGTCCAATGACACGCTTCTGACGGACTCGCCCATCCGCACTACTGTGCCCAGCACCTCCCAGATGACGCCCGCCTCACATTTCTCCAACCACTCATTCAATAACACGAACTACAACCTTTCCAACCTCCTCTCTGACATCACCCCCCTGACTGGTTACACGCCAGTGGGTCCCACTGAGGAGGCTGAATACCGAACAGACACTTCCGCAAACGCCGCGTTGAACAGTGTGGCATGCAATTTGGCAAGCTCGTCGGAGAATCCTTTGGGAAGCGGATTCGACAACAGTCGCTCGAAGATTTCTACCGATCAGGAGAAGATAGCGGACACACAAGGACGCCCCACCTCGAGAAATCGCTCCAGCAGCAAATCTCTCCGCCACAAACTGAAGACATCGCGCTCTAGTTCACCCAGAAAGTCGCCCAAGATGTCACCTCGAAACAAGCAGTCAGCTCCTGCAATGGGGCCCATATTTACAATGGTTAGTTCATCTGGACCTAACTCTGCTGAGGGATCGCGGCGCTCGAGCCGATCGAGCCTGAGACGAAAGCAAAGCCCATTACCCAAGGTGACTGCCAAAATCTCGGCCACCTCTAATTCAAGAGCGGACTTGGCTAAAGCGACCAAGTCCGGGAAAGAAACCTCCCCCCGATCAAACCGATCAAGAAGGAGCTTCCGCCGGAGTTCACCCAGACGCCGAAGTCGAGGTTCTCGGGCGACCGCCTTGGAGAGCCCCCTCCAAAAGAGCGAGGACACTACCGCCAATGTAGAGTACGCCTTCGCTCTGGTCAGCCCTGAGGAGGCGGGGAACAGTCAGCCTGAAGAAAGTAGTGCCGGTGTCGAGGATGCCTCCTCCAGGTGCCAGACATACCAGAAGGAGTGCAACTGCCACCATTGCCAGGACATGCGTCGGGCGGTCAAGAGGGCCGACTTTTTCAAATCCCCCGAGGGAAAGAAGCGGCTAGAGGCGAAGCTACTGGCCAAGAACTTCTTCATGGACCTCTGCGTAGCGTCGGAAGTGCGCCGACAGGTTAAGTCCGACCTGCACGGGACCCGCCGTCCTCCATCAGCGCGCCTCAGTTACCCGGTGAGCATCTGTGGAGCGTGCAGGCTGAGCGGAGGCTCCCTGTCGTTGCAATGGATCACCCATGACCTTGACAGCGTGGACCACTTCGACGTTTTTGTGGACAACGTGCCGAACCGTAGTGTCTACAACCGGCAGGCCACCTCCACCGTGCTCGTCGACGTGAACACCACCGAGACGCACACGCTGCGCCTGCGAGCGGTGCCGGAGCGTGGGAGCCGTGGTCAGGACTCCTCGGTGGACAAATTCATGTCGGAGGTGGCGGCCGGGCATATGCGCCACGTCAGGCAGGGCCAGCTCTTCGCCACGTGCTTCGCGCACCTGGACGCCCGGCCGCAACAGCGTTCGCTGGTGGACTTCTGGACGGACAGCGAGTTCTTGTACATGCCCACCCGCGACACTCCAGCGCCTTCAAAGGCTCGCTGA